One stretch of Candidatus Tumulicola sp. DNA includes these proteins:
- a CDS encoding NUDIX domain-containing protein, with product MPAIVQLCSGILRRGDSVLLTRCTYEGEPEPLWTLPGGRQESGETKAETVVREFFEEASLPVRIGPLVYVSESIDAARDLHVMNCTFAVEELEAGVQPRPRDSRVVTARFVPVAEAPALLRADVLRIPVAAALSGDLERRYFSFRAEDVVEPFFRGAPRPYAG from the coding sequence GTGCCCGCCATCGTGCAGCTGTGCAGCGGCATACTGCGACGCGGTGACAGCGTGCTGCTGACGCGATGCACCTATGAGGGCGAGCCTGAGCCTTTGTGGACGCTGCCCGGCGGTCGCCAAGAATCCGGCGAAACGAAAGCCGAAACCGTCGTGCGCGAGTTCTTCGAGGAAGCATCGCTGCCCGTCCGCATCGGGCCGCTTGTCTACGTGAGTGAGTCGATCGATGCGGCGCGCGACTTGCACGTCATGAACTGCACCTTTGCGGTCGAAGAGCTTGAGGCGGGCGTCCAGCCGAGGCCGCGTGATTCGCGCGTGGTGACGGCACGCTTTGTGCCCGTCGCGGAGGCGCCCGCGCTGCTGCGCGCCGACGTCTTGCGGATTCCGGTGGCTGCGGCGCTCTCCGGAGATCTGGAGCGGCGCTACTTCTCCTTCCGCGCTGAGGATGTCGTCGAGCCCTTTTTCCGCGGCGCCCCGCGCCCGTACGCAGGCTAG
- a CDS encoding DUF2269 family protein — protein MNLYVVLKVVHVAAVVMFLGNITVGILWKAIADQTQDAKIIAHTLRGIILADRVFTIPGAVLIVAAGIGTALIGHIPFLSTGWVLWPIVLFIIAGIAFGPISRLQRRLLAIAQSGAGAGTVDWNAYKQGSASWNVWGMIALVAPLIALVIMIAKPMLPAFHL, from the coding sequence TTGAATCTGTATGTCGTTTTGAAGGTGGTCCACGTCGCCGCCGTCGTCATGTTCTTGGGCAACATCACGGTCGGGATCTTGTGGAAAGCGATCGCCGATCAAACGCAGGACGCCAAGATCATCGCGCACACGCTGCGCGGCATCATCCTCGCGGATCGCGTCTTCACCATCCCCGGAGCCGTCTTGATCGTCGCGGCTGGGATCGGGACCGCCTTGATAGGCCACATACCGTTCTTGAGCACGGGTTGGGTCTTATGGCCGATCGTGCTGTTCATCATCGCGGGCATCGCCTTCGGGCCCATCAGCAGACTCCAACGCCGGCTTCTCGCCATCGCGCAGTCGGGCGCCGGCGCCGGCACGGTCGATTGGAACGCATACAAACAGGGTTCGGCGAGTTGGAACGTGTGGGGCATGATCGCGCTCGTGGCTCCGCTCATCGCGCTTGTGATCATGATCGCCAAGCCGATGTTGCCCGCCTTTCATCTGTAG